In Gossypium hirsutum isolate 1008001.06 chromosome D06, Gossypium_hirsutum_v2.1, whole genome shotgun sequence, one genomic interval encodes:
- the LOC107901746 gene encoding cell division control protein 2 homolog A isoform X1 — translation MDQYEKVEKIGEGTYGVVYKARDRITNETIALKKIRLEQEDEGVPSTAIREISLLKEMQHGNIVRLQDVVHSEKRLYLVFEYLDLDLKKHMDSCPEFGKDPRIIKTFLYQILRGIAYCHSHRVLHRDLKPQNLLIDPRTNALKLADFGLARAFGIPVRTFTHEVVTLWYRAPEILLGSRHYSTPVDVWSVGCIFAEMVNQRPLFPGDSEIDELFKIFRILGTPNEDTWPGVTSLPDFKSAFPKWPAKNLATVVPNLESAGIDLLSKMLCMDPSKRITARSALEHEYLKDIGFVP, via the exons ATGGACCAG tACGAGAAAGTTGAAAAGATTGGTGAAGGGACTTATGGCGTTGTTTATAAGGCTCGTGATCGCATCACCAATGAAACAATTGCTTTGAAAAAGATTCGCTTGGAGCAGGAAGATGAGGGTGTACCTAGCACTGCTATTAGAGAAATTTCTCTCTTGAAGGAAATGCAGCATGGAAATATCGTTAG GTTGCAGGATGTAGTGCACAGTGAGAAGCGTTTATATTTGGTTTTTGAATATTTGGACTTGGATTTGAAGAAGCACATGGATTCATGTCCAGAATTCGGGAAAGATCCACGAATAATAAAA ACATTCCTTTATCAAATTCTCCGTGGCATTGCTTATTGTCACTCTCATAGGGTTCTTCACCGAGATCTAAAACCACAAAATCTGCTGATAGATCCTCGTACTAATGCACTAAAGCTTGCTGATTTTGGACTGGCCCGAGCATTTGGTATTCCTGTCAGAACATTCACACATGAG GTGGTTACCCTGTGGTACAGAGCACCAGAAATACTTCTTGGGTCCCGCCATTACTCTACTCCTGTTGATGTGTGGTCAGTAGGCTGTATATTTGCTGAGATGGTGAATCAGCGGCCATTATTTCCTGGAGATTCCGAGATTGATGAACTATTCAAGATCTTCAG aATCTTGGGTACTCCAAATGAGGATACATGGCCTGGGGTGACATCATTGCCTGATTTTAAGTCTGCTTTCCCAAAGTGGCCTGCTAAG AATTTGGCAACTGTTGTTCCTAATCTTGAGTCAGCTGGCATTGACCTACTTTCT AAAATGCTGTGCATGGATCCAAGCAAAAGAATTACGGCTAGAAGTGCTCTTGAGCATGAATACTTGAAGGATATTGGGTTTGTACCTTAA
- the LOC107901746 gene encoding cell division control protein 2 homolog 1 isoform X2: MDQYEKVEKIGEGTYGVVYKARDRITNETIALKKIRLEQEDEGVPSTAIREISLLKEMQHGNIVRLQDVVHSEKRLYLVFEYLDLDLKKHMDSCPEFGKDPRIIKTFLYQILRGIAYCHSHRVLHRDLKPQNLLIDPRTNALKLADFGLARAFGIPVRTFTHEVVTLWYRAPEILLGSRHYSTPVDVWSVGCIFAEMVNQRPLFPGDSEIDELFKIFRKCCAWIQAKELRLEVLLSMNT; the protein is encoded by the exons ATGGACCAG tACGAGAAAGTTGAAAAGATTGGTGAAGGGACTTATGGCGTTGTTTATAAGGCTCGTGATCGCATCACCAATGAAACAATTGCTTTGAAAAAGATTCGCTTGGAGCAGGAAGATGAGGGTGTACCTAGCACTGCTATTAGAGAAATTTCTCTCTTGAAGGAAATGCAGCATGGAAATATCGTTAG GTTGCAGGATGTAGTGCACAGTGAGAAGCGTTTATATTTGGTTTTTGAATATTTGGACTTGGATTTGAAGAAGCACATGGATTCATGTCCAGAATTCGGGAAAGATCCACGAATAATAAAA ACATTCCTTTATCAAATTCTCCGTGGCATTGCTTATTGTCACTCTCATAGGGTTCTTCACCGAGATCTAAAACCACAAAATCTGCTGATAGATCCTCGTACTAATGCACTAAAGCTTGCTGATTTTGGACTGGCCCGAGCATTTGGTATTCCTGTCAGAACATTCACACATGAG GTGGTTACCCTGTGGTACAGAGCACCAGAAATACTTCTTGGGTCCCGCCATTACTCTACTCCTGTTGATGTGTGGTCAGTAGGCTGTATATTTGCTGAGATGGTGAATCAGCGGCCATTATTTCCTGGAGATTCCGAGATTGATGAACTATTCAAGATCTTCAG AAAATGCTGTGCATGGATCCAAGCAAAAGAATTACGGCTAGAAGTGCTCTTGAGCATGAATACTTGA